From the Hyalangium gracile genome, one window contains:
- a CDS encoding FadR/GntR family transcriptional regulator: protein MEHKGLVSRVAEQLERTIALGQWPKGRLPSERMMAKRYGVSRTTIRGALQGLAARGLIRQHPGRQSRTVPLGEALSLESLKLLLPEGRQDMDRRPLLEGYFALKREVTVELLAACCEHASQPDVEQLLNASFALRDEARWQEKRIRWVEREFDLLRLAAQAADRPGHMLLLMSLEKAFRGLADVLLPALQPEALQQWAQCVFNALADRDAQALRQQLPALLKAADEPLLDSLAPVRDAHTAPASQPPAGEVPVSGEKASNWSACHTSSQPIGPTGRLPVHEEGDANACPTSSQNAPSAPTTPGSFCDLEEDSRGPEPIAVPPDLRSFGGVPRRPCSAPTLPLAWARPSSSEAPAAASGGPPAPCPEASTAFAKQPVPSESQAALPVDAGVARVSDPDDAL, encoded by the coding sequence ATGGAACACAAGGGGCTGGTGTCGAGAGTGGCGGAGCAGCTGGAGCGAACGATTGCCCTGGGGCAATGGCCCAAGGGCCGGCTGCCTTCCGAGCGGATGATGGCGAAGCGCTATGGAGTGTCGCGCACCACCATCCGAGGAGCCCTCCAGGGGCTAGCCGCCAGAGGACTCATCCGTCAACACCCCGGGCGACAGAGCCGCACGGTGCCACTGGGCGAAGCGCTGTCGCTGGAGAGCCTGAAGCTGCTGCTGCCCGAGGGCCGCCAAGACATGGACCGCCGGCCGCTGCTCGAGGGGTACTTCGCCCTCAAGCGGGAGGTGACGGTGGAGCTACTGGCCGCCTGCTGCGAGCACGCCAGCCAGCCCGATGTGGAGCAGCTGCTCAATGCCAGCTTCGCGTTGAGAGATGAGGCCCGCTGGCAGGAGAAGCGCATCCGGTGGGTGGAGCGAGAGTTCGACCTGCTGCGGCTGGCGGCCCAAGCAGCGGACCGTCCAGGCCACATGCTGCTCCTGATGTCGTTGGAGAAGGCTTTCCGAGGCTTGGCGGACGTGCTGCTCCCTGCGCTGCAACCGGAGGCCCTCCAGCAGTGGGCCCAGTGCGTGTTCAACGCCCTGGCCGACCGTGATGCCCAGGCCCTTCGCCAACAGCTGCCGGCGTTGCTGAAGGCTGCCGATGAGCCGCTGCTCGACAGCCTGGCTCCGGTGCGTGATGCGCACACCGCCCCCGCGTCCCAGCCCCCTGCCGGGGAGGTGCCCGTGTCGGGCGAGAAAGCCAGCAACTGGTCTGCTTGTCATACCAGTTCGCAACCAATCGGGCCGACAGGGAGGCTCCCGGTCCACGAGGAGGGTGACGCCAACGCGTGTCCAACTTCGAGCCAGAACGCGCCCTCGGCCCCCACCACCCCTGGCTCCTTCTGCGATTTGGAGGAGGATTCCCGCGGCCCGGAACCCATCGCGGTCCCACCCGACCTTCGCTCCTTCGGCGGTGTTCCTCGCAGGCCCTGTTCTGCGCCCACCCTTCCTCTTGCCTGGGCGCGTCCTTCCTCCTCGGAAGCCCCGGCAGCAGCCTCCGGAGGCCCGCCTGCCCCGTGCCCGGAAGCTTCGACTGCCTTTGCAAAGCAGCCTGTCCCCAGCGAGAGCCAGGCCGCTTTGCCGGTAGACGCGGGGGTGGCACGCGTCTCTGATCCCGATGACGCGCTGTGA
- a CDS encoding aspartyl/asparaginyl beta-hydroxylase domain-containing protein — protein sequence MTTSLSPEVRLPITYDADALRSALDVVVQRYGVKSRGQFRDGSEHPNFGGLSLHSIGGRWEDLTSGYPALAGFQETELVRTAPYFKHVLDSLKCPKFAVRLHELGPQGVIEPHSDDLGFDKAMLRLHVPIIPSPDVVFLIDGHRCRWGAGELWFGDFSRRHSVHNQGKTARVHLVVDVGINDFVLGLFPEEYIRAQPRIMRYPSAIPTVPSELKKLECSFSVSGAILGMSLPEVVPLEWGQRDRYDIDVHLSGERLVLGCEGRDAIALEAIGERKFRMLGGPTHLAVSFDVEPGTGRAGALHLSMGDQDLALPVGPLRAAA from the coding sequence ATGACGACATCTTTGTCCCCGGAAGTCCGGCTCCCCATCACCTACGACGCGGACGCGCTCCGCTCGGCGCTCGACGTGGTGGTCCAACGCTACGGAGTGAAGTCCCGAGGGCAGTTCCGGGACGGCTCGGAGCATCCGAACTTCGGAGGCCTGAGCCTTCACTCCATAGGCGGCAGGTGGGAGGACCTCACCTCGGGCTATCCCGCGCTGGCGGGCTTCCAGGAGACGGAGCTGGTCCGCACGGCGCCCTACTTCAAGCACGTGCTGGACTCGCTGAAGTGCCCCAAGTTCGCGGTCCGCCTCCATGAGCTCGGGCCCCAGGGCGTCATCGAGCCCCACTCGGATGATCTGGGCTTCGACAAGGCGATGCTGCGGCTGCACGTGCCCATCATCCCGTCACCGGACGTGGTCTTCCTGATCGACGGCCACCGCTGCCGCTGGGGCGCGGGCGAGCTGTGGTTCGGAGACTTCTCTCGCCGGCACTCCGTGCACAACCAGGGCAAGACGGCGCGCGTCCACCTGGTGGTCGACGTGGGCATCAACGACTTCGTGCTCGGCCTCTTCCCGGAGGAGTACATCCGGGCCCAGCCGCGGATCATGCGCTACCCGTCGGCCATTCCCACCGTCCCCTCGGAGCTGAAGAAGCTGGAGTGCTCGTTCTCGGTGTCGGGCGCCATCCTCGGCATGTCGCTGCCCGAGGTGGTCCCGCTCGAGTGGGGCCAGCGCGACCGCTACGACATCGACGTGCACCTCTCCGGGGAGAGGTTGGTGCTCGGGTGCGAGGGGCGGGACGCCATCGCGCTCGAGGCGATCGGCGAGCGGAAGTTCCGGATGCTCGGAGGGCCGACCCACCTCGCCGTCTCGTTCGACGTCGAGCCTGGCACCGGCAGGGCCGGTGCGCTGCACCTCAGCATGGGCGACCAGGATCTGGCGCTGCCCGTGGGCCCGCTGCGCGCGGCCGCCTGA
- a CDS encoding carbamoyltransferase family protein, with product MQKQNAPWILGLAYSHNGSACLLRGDEIVVAVQEERLLRQKRASLSGGWGSLAVTYCLETAGIRPEDLSAAVICPTTESQSVEADLALNGRLRLVRNKVPIFTIAHHFGHALSAFATSGFEDAAVLVVDGSGSSWDELPPEERAVVKGTDEASVREAMARGLRVREWASLYMASGTSIRPLEKHVLELIGPEALHEQRRTGMREFRGLGHLYQGIGWQLFGSEDEGPGKVMGLSPFGQPTTPPSDFYELVDGAFRFKDTVPARYRHHDRWPAREQEYADLAASAQHAVEEALLHLARRARALSGSTRLCYSGGVALNSIANERLHRESGFEQLSVMPAAEDSGTAVGAAYYGLWQLTGRNTRRKLHHDAVGKVYASAEVRSAAQAQAGLREIRCDDTLQKAVDLLVDGKIIGWFEGRSELGPRALGQRSILCDPRRAEMKDVLNQKVKFREGFRPFAPILPLENAAEWFELDGVSKESPFMLRIAKFRQEKRALVPAVVHVDGTGRLQTLTAENNGRLYQLAKLFEQRTGCPVLLNTSFNIAGEPIVETPDDALWCLLFTGLDAVVFESAIFGKDPGFRSVLDLEIRITADTFSMEFPITQGVLPTELGEVAGDIPIPVPFGTHLDGVAMIDAHPLARMFPHVRFRTSTPWGRTLQLFKPEVATVLKRVGPGTTGRKLLEALQPEGFDERRLTRLLGVLRRARVISIGQLDSKTSQS from the coding sequence ATGCAGAAGCAGAACGCACCCTGGATCCTTGGCCTGGCCTACTCCCACAACGGGAGCGCTTGCCTCCTGCGAGGGGACGAGATCGTCGTCGCGGTGCAGGAGGAGCGCCTGCTGCGCCAGAAGCGCGCCTCGCTCTCCGGGGGCTGGGGCTCGCTGGCCGTCACGTACTGCCTCGAGACGGCGGGGATCCGGCCCGAGGACCTGTCCGCGGCGGTGATCTGCCCGACGACCGAGTCGCAGTCGGTGGAGGCCGACCTCGCCCTCAACGGGCGACTGCGGCTGGTGCGCAACAAGGTCCCCATCTTCACGATCGCCCACCACTTCGGGCACGCGCTGAGCGCCTTCGCGACCTCCGGCTTCGAGGACGCGGCGGTGCTGGTGGTCGACGGCAGCGGAAGCTCCTGGGACGAGCTCCCGCCGGAGGAGCGCGCGGTCGTCAAGGGAACGGACGAGGCGAGCGTTCGCGAAGCCATGGCCAGGGGGCTGCGGGTGCGGGAGTGGGCCTCGCTGTACATGGCCTCTGGAACCTCCATCCGCCCGCTGGAGAAGCACGTGCTCGAGCTGATCGGCCCGGAGGCTCTGCATGAGCAGCGCCGCACGGGCATGCGCGAGTTCCGAGGCCTCGGCCACCTCTATCAGGGGATCGGCTGGCAGCTCTTCGGCTCGGAGGACGAGGGCCCTGGCAAGGTGATGGGCCTGTCTCCGTTCGGCCAGCCCACCACCCCCCCGAGCGACTTCTACGAGTTGGTGGATGGCGCCTTCCGCTTCAAGGACACCGTCCCCGCACGCTATCGCCACCACGACCGCTGGCCGGCGCGCGAGCAGGAGTACGCCGACCTGGCGGCCTCGGCCCAGCACGCGGTCGAGGAGGCCCTGCTCCACCTCGCGCGCCGGGCCCGCGCGCTGAGCGGCAGCACCCGGCTCTGCTACTCGGGGGGCGTGGCGCTCAACAGCATCGCCAACGAGCGGCTGCATCGCGAGTCGGGCTTCGAGCAGCTCTCGGTGATGCCCGCGGCGGAGGACAGCGGCACCGCGGTAGGCGCCGCCTACTACGGGCTCTGGCAGCTGACCGGAAGGAACACGCGCCGCAAGCTCCACCACGACGCGGTCGGCAAGGTGTACGCGTCGGCGGAGGTCCGCTCGGCGGCCCAGGCCCAGGCAGGGCTCCGGGAGATCCGGTGCGACGACACGCTGCAGAAGGCGGTCGACCTGCTGGTGGACGGGAAGATCATCGGATGGTTCGAGGGACGCTCCGAGCTGGGTCCGCGCGCGCTCGGGCAGCGGAGCATCCTGTGTGATCCCCGCCGCGCCGAGATGAAGGACGTGCTCAACCAGAAGGTGAAGTTCCGCGAGGGCTTCCGTCCCTTCGCGCCCATCCTTCCCCTGGAGAACGCGGCCGAGTGGTTCGAGCTGGACGGCGTGTCGAAGGAGAGCCCGTTCATGCTCCGGATCGCGAAGTTCAGGCAGGAGAAGCGAGCGCTCGTGCCCGCGGTGGTGCACGTGGACGGGACCGGCCGGCTGCAGACGCTCACCGCCGAGAACAACGGCCGCCTCTATCAACTGGCGAAGCTCTTCGAGCAGCGGACGGGCTGTCCGGTGCTGCTGAACACCTCCTTCAACATCGCCGGAGAGCCCATCGTCGAGACGCCGGATGACGCGCTCTGGTGCCTGCTGTTCACCGGGCTGGACGCGGTCGTCTTCGAGAGCGCCATCTTCGGGAAGGACCCCGGCTTCCGGTCGGTCCTGGATCTGGAGATCCGCATCACGGCCGACACCTTCTCGATGGAGTTCCCCATCACCCAGGGCGTCCTGCCCACCGAGCTGGGAGAGGTGGCGGGGGATATTCCCATCCCCGTCCCCTTTGGGACCCACCTGGATGGGGTCGCGATGATCGACGCCCATCCGCTCGCCCGGATGTTCCCCCACGTGCGCTTCCGGACCTCCACCCCCTGGGGACGCACCCTGCAGCTCTTCAAGCCCGAGGTGGCCACTGTCCTGAAGCGGGTGGGCCCGGGAACCACGGGCCGCAAGCTGCTCGAGGCGCTCCAGCCCGAGGGCTTCGATGAGCGCCGCCTCACGCGCCTGCTGGGCGTGCTGAGGCGTGCCCGGGTGATCTCGATCGGTCAGCTCGACTCCAAGACCTCGCAATCCTGA
- a CDS encoding amino acid adenylation domain-containing protein, whose amino-acid sequence MNRTEIDDIYPLSPLQQGLLFQGLYAPEAGQHVLQIVCNLEGPLDVAAFQSAWKHLLARHGALRASFAWDQVDDPLQILHREVSLPLESLDWRPLDEDARRRRLEEFLAADRARGFDLEKAPLMRLALARTGQARHVFIWSCHHLLTDGWSLGLLLREYVAAYQALLEGRTPARPPVRPYRDYIAWVKQQPREAAEHYWRERLRGFSSPTPVPFARAPRAGEVPRQGQRAVTLSKELSEQLRELAREHALTLNTVFQGAWALLLSRYTGEQDVVFGATVSGRPASLPGAETMVGMFINTLPVRVLVEPEAPLVSWLKRLQAAQAESQQYEYSNLIEIQGVSELPRGQPLFDTLLVFENFPRTLGEASAQGGLKVGDIDVIDYTSFSLDIAVIPGPELTLLATCDFQRIEEVRVSRLLSHFVHLLSRMAAHPEVSLRALDILPEGERRRLLVEWSQRPVERPSERPVQALIEDQVARTPERIAVRHWDASFTYAELNTRANRAAHRLIAEGVGADVLVAVLAERDVHFPVVVLGVLKAGGGYLPLDPGLPPERLAQILRQSQVPLVVVSPGQRELLERALTRLEHSPRVVSTEELQAHPGPATNPPVRNSDLNLFYVIYTSGSTGVPKGAMLDHRGKLNHILSMIDFMKLGPEDVMAETATQSFDVSVWQFLAPLVVGARVEIFDTELQYDAPRFLSEVERRGVTVLEIVPSLLANLLEELERMGERRYPLAALRWPMPTGEVLPPAYCRRWLRMYPDRPLLNGFGPTEVCDDTNLFIIERPPAEHEERVPIGFPLDNLEMYLLDRRMEPVPIGIPGELYIGGVGVARGYLNDPSRTAAVFLPNPFSSGPGARLYKTGDVCRYREDGALEFVERADFQVKLRGFRIEPGEIETVIQRHPRIKQAVVVVREVGGGKELVAYVSPQEPRDGTSASSGEELGQELRSFIRERLPHYMVPAAVVVLPFLKLNANGKIDRKALPAPDAAALAKPAVKAPSSPLEKTLVAIWEEVLGRAPIGVDESFFDLGGHSLLAIRVHSRMREALAVEMPLRSLFELATVEQLARKIEALRWAAGEPSASTAGDEEREEFDV is encoded by the coding sequence ATGAACCGCACCGAGATCGACGACATCTACCCCCTCTCGCCGCTGCAGCAGGGGTTGCTCTTCCAAGGCCTCTACGCACCCGAGGCGGGGCAGCATGTGCTGCAGATCGTCTGCAACCTGGAGGGCCCGCTCGATGTCGCGGCGTTCCAGTCCGCCTGGAAGCACCTGCTCGCTCGGCATGGGGCTCTTCGGGCCTCGTTCGCCTGGGATCAGGTGGATGACCCGCTGCAGATCCTCCACCGGGAGGTGTCGCTCCCGCTCGAGTCGCTCGACTGGCGACCGCTGGACGAGGACGCTCGGAGGCGGAGGCTCGAGGAGTTCCTGGCGGCCGACCGCGCGCGAGGCTTCGATCTGGAGAAGGCCCCGCTCATGCGGCTGGCGCTCGCCCGCACCGGACAGGCGCGTCATGTCTTCATCTGGTCCTGCCACCACCTGCTGACGGACGGCTGGTCGCTCGGGCTGCTGCTGCGCGAGTACGTGGCGGCGTACCAGGCGCTGCTGGAGGGGCGGACGCCGGCCCGGCCTCCGGTGCGTCCCTACCGCGACTACATCGCCTGGGTGAAGCAGCAGCCACGGGAGGCGGCCGAGCACTACTGGCGGGAGCGGCTGCGGGGCTTCAGCTCGCCCACGCCCGTGCCTTTCGCGCGCGCTCCACGCGCGGGTGAGGTGCCGCGCCAGGGACAGCGGGCGGTGACACTCTCGAAGGAGCTCTCGGAGCAGCTGCGCGAGCTGGCGCGAGAGCATGCGCTCACGCTGAACACCGTCTTCCAGGGCGCCTGGGCCCTGCTGCTGTCCCGCTATACCGGCGAACAGGACGTCGTCTTCGGCGCCACGGTCTCCGGTCGCCCCGCGAGCCTGCCGGGCGCCGAGACCATGGTGGGCATGTTCATCAACACACTGCCCGTTCGCGTCCTCGTGGAGCCTGAGGCTCCGCTCGTGTCGTGGCTGAAGCGGCTCCAGGCCGCGCAGGCCGAGAGCCAGCAGTACGAGTACAGCAACCTCATCGAGATCCAGGGCGTGAGCGAGCTGCCTCGCGGCCAGCCGCTCTTCGACACGCTGCTCGTCTTCGAGAACTTCCCGCGCACGCTCGGAGAGGCCTCCGCCCAGGGCGGGCTGAAGGTTGGGGACATCGACGTCATCGACTACACCAGCTTCTCCCTGGACATCGCCGTGATTCCCGGGCCGGAGCTGACCCTGCTGGCCACCTGCGACTTCCAGCGGATCGAGGAGGTCCGGGTCTCCCGCCTGCTCTCGCACTTCGTGCACCTGCTGTCGCGGATGGCCGCTCACCCGGAAGTGTCCCTAAGGGCGCTGGACATCCTCCCGGAAGGGGAGCGACGCCGGTTGCTCGTGGAGTGGAGCCAGCGCCCCGTGGAGCGTCCTTCCGAGCGCCCGGTCCAGGCGCTCATCGAGGACCAGGTCGCGCGGACTCCGGAGCGGATCGCCGTTCGCCACTGGGATGCGTCCTTCACCTACGCGGAGCTCAACACGCGGGCGAACCGCGCGGCGCACCGGCTCATCGCGGAGGGCGTGGGCGCGGATGTCCTCGTCGCCGTGCTGGCCGAGCGCGATGTGCACTTCCCCGTGGTGGTGCTGGGTGTGCTGAAAGCGGGTGGCGGATACCTGCCGCTGGATCCGGGGCTGCCGCCAGAGCGCCTCGCCCAGATCCTCCGACAGAGCCAGGTCCCGCTGGTGGTCGTGTCTCCGGGCCAGCGGGAGCTGCTGGAGCGGGCGCTGACCCGGCTGGAGCATTCGCCCCGCGTCGTCTCCACCGAGGAGCTCCAGGCGCATCCAGGCCCGGCGACCAATCCGCCAGTCCGGAACTCGGACTTGAACCTCTTCTATGTCATCTATACCTCGGGCTCCACGGGAGTGCCCAAGGGCGCCATGCTCGACCATCGCGGGAAGCTGAACCACATCCTGTCGATGATCGACTTCATGAAGCTCGGTCCCGAGGATGTCATGGCGGAGACCGCGACCCAGAGCTTCGACGTCTCGGTGTGGCAGTTCCTCGCGCCGCTGGTGGTGGGCGCGCGCGTGGAGATCTTCGACACCGAGCTCCAGTACGACGCGCCGCGCTTCCTGTCGGAGGTGGAGCGGCGGGGAGTGACGGTCCTCGAGATCGTTCCCTCGCTGCTGGCGAACCTGCTCGAGGAGCTGGAGCGGATGGGGGAGCGCCGCTACCCCCTGGCGGCGCTGCGCTGGCCCATGCCCACCGGCGAGGTGCTCCCGCCCGCGTACTGCCGTCGCTGGCTGCGGATGTACCCGGACCGGCCGCTGTTGAACGGCTTCGGTCCCACCGAGGTGTGCGACGACACCAACCTCTTCATCATCGAGCGTCCGCCCGCGGAGCACGAGGAGCGCGTCCCCATCGGCTTCCCGCTGGACAACCTGGAGATGTACCTGCTCGACCGGCGCATGGAGCCGGTGCCCATTGGCATCCCTGGGGAGCTGTACATCGGTGGCGTGGGAGTGGCTCGGGGCTACCTGAATGATCCGTCGCGGACCGCCGCCGTGTTCCTGCCCAACCCGTTCTCCTCAGGGCCGGGGGCTCGCCTCTACAAGACGGGGGATGTCTGCCGCTACCGGGAGGACGGGGCCCTCGAGTTCGTGGAGCGGGCGGACTTCCAGGTGAAGCTCCGAGGCTTCCGCATCGAGCCGGGAGAGATCGAGACGGTCATCCAGCGCCACCCGCGCATCAAGCAGGCAGTGGTCGTCGTGCGGGAGGTGGGCGGGGGCAAGGAGCTGGTGGCGTATGTCTCGCCCCAGGAGCCGAGGGACGGTACCTCCGCGTCTTCAGGTGAGGAGCTCGGACAGGAGCTGCGGAGCTTCATCCGCGAGCGGCTCCCGCATTACATGGTGCCGGCCGCGGTGGTGGTCCTGCCGTTTCTCAAGCTCAACGCCAACGGGAAGATCGATCGGAAGGCGCTCCCCGCGCCGGATGCGGCCGCGCTGGCGAAGCCGGCCGTCAAGGCGCCGAGCAGTCCGCTGGAGAAGACCCTGGTGGCCATCTGGGAGGAAGTACTCGGGCGCGCGCCCATCGGGGTGGATGAGAGCTTCTTCGATCTCGGAGGCCACTCCCTGCTCGCCATCCGCGTCCACTCCAGGATGAGGGAGGCCCTGGCCGTGGAGATGCCACTGCGCAGCCTCTTCGAGCTCGCGACGGTGGAGCAACTCGCGCGGAAGATCGAGGCGCTCCGCTGGGCCGCTGGCGAGCCGTCCGCTTCGACGGCGGGCGACGAGGAGCGCGAGGAGTTCGACGTATAG